A window of the Dictyostelium discoideum AX4 chromosome 4 chromosome, whole genome shotgun sequence genome harbors these coding sequences:
- the H1 gene encoding calmodulin-binding protein, with amino-acid sequence MGPKAPTTPTKKAAATKSKPKPNHPTYQVMISTAIAHYKDRTGSSQPAIIKYIEANYNVAPDTFKTQLKLALKRLVAKGTLTMVKASYKLSEEGKKEHQATLGPVAKKPKAKTTATSTETTAAPPATPTKKAAPKKPAAKAASTSTKTAAAKKNSAKVTKAVSKKPAAKKAPSKKVAAKK; translated from the coding sequence atgggtCCAAAAGCACCAACCACTCCAACTAAAAAAGCAGCAGCCACcaaatcaaaaccaaaaccaaatcaTCCAACTTATCAAGTTATGATTAGTACAGCAATTGCACATTATAAGGATAGAACTGGTTCATCTCAACCAGccattattaaatacatTGAAGCCAATTACAATGTTGCACCAGATACTTTcaaaactcaattaaaacttGCACTCAAACGTTTAGTTGCCAAAGGTACTCTTACAATGGTCAAAGCCAGTTACAAATTATCAGAAGAAGGTAAAAAGGAACACCAAGCCACTCTTGGTCCAGTTGCAAAGAAACCAAAAGCCAAGACTACCGCTACTTCAACTGAAACAACTGCCGCTCCACCAGCTACTCCAACCAAAAAAGCTGCACCAAAGAAACCAGCTGCTAAAGCTGCTTCAACCTCAACCAAAACTGCCGCTGCTAAAAAGAACTCTGCTAAAGTAACCAAAGCAGTTAGTAAGAAGCCAGCTGCTAAAAAAGCTCCAAGTAAGAAAGTCGCTGCCAAAAAATAG
- the cyb5r1 gene encoding NADH-cytochrome b5 reductase: MQISDFILVIIGSVALAAGVKYVFTLTSGSNKDKKGGEAEKGKQVEKALDPQEYRKFQLKEKFIVNHNTRIFRFALPNEDDILGLPIGQHISLRAVVGGKEVYRPYTPISSDEERGYFDLLIKVYEKGAMSGYVDNMFIGDSIEVKGPKGKFNYQPNMRKSIGMLAGGTGITPMLQVIKAILKNPSDKTEISLVFGNITEEDILLKKELDELAEKHPQFKVYYVLNNPPKGWTQGVGFVSKEIIESRLPSPSDQTMVIMCGPPMMNKAMTGHLETIGFNESNIFTF; this comes from the coding sequence atgcaAATTTCAGATTTTATTCTTGTAATTATTGGATCAGTTGCATTAGCAGCAGGTGTTAAATATGTATTTACTTTAACATCAGGTagtaataaagataaaaaaggtGGTGAAGCAGAGAAAGGTAAACAAGTTGAAAAAGCATTAGATCCACAAGAATATAGAAagtttcaattaaaagagaaattCATAGTGAATCATAATACTAGAATCTTTAGATTTGCATTACcaaatgaagatgatattTTAGGTTTACCAATTGGCCAACACATTTCATTGAGAGCAGTTGTTGGTGGCAAAGAAGTTTATCGTCCATATACACCAATTTCATCAGACGAAGAGAGAGGTTACTTTGATCTCTTAATCAAAGTCTATGAAAAGGGTGCCATGTCAGGCTACGTTGACAACATGTTCATTGGCGACTCAATCGAAGTTAAAGGTCCAAAAGGTAAATTCAACTACCAACCAAACATGCGTAAATCAATCGGTATGTTAGCTGGTGGTACAGGTATCACTCCAATGTTACAAGTCATCAAAGCAATCTTGAAAAATCCATCCGATAAAACTGAAATCTCTTTAGTCTTTGGTAACATCACCGAAGAGGATATCCTCCTCAAGAAGGAATTGGACGAATTGGCTGAAAAACATCCACAATTCAAAGTTTACTAcgttttaaataatccacCAAAAGGTTGGACTCAAGGTGTTGGCTTTGTATCTAAAGAAATCATTGAATCACGTTTACCTTCTCCATCTGATCAAACTATGGTTATCATGTGTGGTCCACCAATGATGAATAAAGCAATGACTGGTCATTTAGAAACTATTGGTTTTAATGAATCAaatattttcactttttaa
- the hus1 gene encoding checkpoint clamp complex protein, producing MKFKAKISKASILLKTVQNIMKIYNECICHITPDKLRFIIQSDFNDGMQVFCEIQRSLIFENFTIESLSDNEIQFQLDLESLRRVLQSATSNGVSDIFTNLTKVRGGPVLHFIIKSGTSGTVIFQDIPIVLLTAQQMAQINEPTLPDPLVHILLPNLKNLQKVIDKMKNISDCLKIMIAMNNRLSFEVETSSGSISTFYSGLDHPQFGDHVLSPDLQATVCVDIKKFAKVLHIHQLKPSEVVLCLYERSIIVHVVLTDIMITYYLPVLIKN from the exons ATGAAATTTAAAGCAAAGATTTCAAAAGCATCAATACTTTTAA AGACAGttcaaaatataatgaaaatttataatGAATGTATTTGTCATATAACACCAGATAAATTAAGATTCATTATACAGAGTGATTTTAATGATGGAATGCAAGTTTTTTGTGAAATTCAAAGaagtttaatatttgaaaactTTACAATAGAATCATTGAGTGACaatgaaattcaatttcaattggatTTAGAAAGTTTACGTCGTGTATTACAATCAGCAACTTCAAATGGAGTAAGTgatatttttacaaatttaactAAAGTTAGGGGTGGACCAGTTttacattttataataaagagTGGTACAAGTGGTACAGTAATCTTTCAAGATATACCAATTGTTCTTTTAACTGCACAACAAATGGCACAAATTAATGAACCCACATTACCAGATCCATTGGTACATATTCTATTACCAAATCTaaagaatttacaaaaagtaattgataaaatgaAGAATATTTCAGATTGTTTAAAGATTATGATAGCAATGAACAATCGGTTATCATTTGAAGTTGAAACTAGTTCTGGTTCAATCAGTACATTTTATAGTGGTTTAGATCATCCACAATTTGGTGATCATGTTTTATCACCAGATTTACAAGCAACCGTTTgtgttgatattaaaaagttTGCAAAAGTACTCCATATACATCAACTAAAACCTAGTGAAGTTGTTTTATGTCTTTATGAACGTTCAATAATTGTTCATGTTGTATTAACTGATATAATGATTACTTATTATTTACctgttttaattaaaaattaa
- a CDS encoding RNA recognition motif-containing protein RRM, translated as MENTTSSPNGKRMSGRSSKSSNSKKISSIKSSSSPTTTTTTPTPTTTPTPITATNDHGTREEENLLPINIENSTTAKTDLSPSTNGNGLVNGHQTQPTTTVELSNSTPISSPTKTTPIPATPISTSITITTNGSSSNSNSDDKNTTPTTTVLTQTTKSTKSSKKSISSSSSSSSSHSRSRSRSSDGKHSKKSSKRPSKDKKSERHSRSKSRSRSRSASSSESSSSSSSSSSDSSRSRSRSKNSKHKKSSSNGNNNTNQTTSAIPTTSTTHKNSRSRSRSRSKSRDRKKSHYNNNNNNSSSSNNNKSLTSKDKRRSKSRSRSKSKSKSRSRSRTKSRSRSRDRKRSDRYYRRRSSYNSSDVGSDSRRSSKKFRNRSSRSKSKSRSRSRSSGRKHKSSRSRSRSTTKSNRDTKSSRMDISRSRSRSKSAGAGGRRRDRSPKRTKTTDRSKSRSRSNSNGRSRKKRGRSRDRSRSLSSKRKSSGWDNLPSESSNSENKNTTLQASPTITTFTVKPSENPISSPSSQFKPQIGAPVIQTATPLQQPPHQLHHHQTQIFSSIPTSPSTTIIQPTTTTTPIPPTLNQSTSQDQSRIYVGSLHFSLTEDVIRATFSVFGNIKSLALGKDASGKSKGYAFIEYDNQESAAKALQSMTNYVMCGRAIKVARPFTGTGSHQQQQQQQQQQQQQQILLSPNHQQIQPPVQQQQPQQQQQQQQPLQIHHQSLLPHHTQQPQQQQQQQHPILSQSHHPPQHPTPDVPKPNESAPPVPINEASRIYIGSINWNVTEDQVRSIFSQFGRVISCFLMQNADTGKHKGFGFVDFELKKSADDAIATMNGFELLGRSIKVGRPTKSSNNNNNNNNSINNNNNTNNNNNNNNINNNINNNNNNNNNNNNTNTNNNNINNNNNNNIFNNGNIVDKTTFLENEPSLTSEQRIQLTQKLLGSDTTQPSRCLVLKNAGSPDDIDSSFEDDIRSGCNEFGEIEKLVIKSDSQSVKVYILFKDLYSGMACQSKLNGKYFSYHCIKAEFYDVHLFNKDVFV; from the exons ATGGAGAACACTACAAGTTCACCAAATGGTAAAAGAATGAGTGGTAGGTCATCAAaaagtagtaatagtaaaaagATTAGTAGCATTAAATCAAGTTCTAGtccgacaacaacaacaacaacaccaacaccaacaacaacaccaacaccgaTAACAGCAACTAATGATCATGGTACACGTGAAGAAGAAAATTTGTTACCTATAAATATAGAAAATAGTACGACAGCAAAAACTGATTTATCACCAAGTACGAATGGAAATGGTCTAGTAAATGGCCACCAAACTCAACCCACCACAACTGTTGAActatcaaattcaacaccAATATCATCTCCAACTAAAACAACACCAATACCAGCAACACCAATATCAAcatcaataacaataacaacaaatggtagtagtagtaatagtaatagtgacGATAAGAATACTACTCCAACAACGACAGTACTTAcacaaacaacaaaaagtacaaaatcatcaaagaaatcaatatcatcatcatcctcttcttcttcatcacaCTCTAGATCTAGGTCAAGATCATCAGATGGTAAACATAGTAAAAAGTCATCAAAGAGGCCAAGTAAGGATAAAAAGTCTGAAAGACATTCAAGATCAAAATCAAGATCAAGGTCAAGATCGGCATCATCCTCAGaatcatcatcctcatcatcatcatcatcatcagacTCTTCAAGATCAAGATCAAGATCAAAAAATTCTAAACATAAAAAGAGTAGTAGTAATGGTAACAACAACACAAATCAAACAACATCAGCAATTCCAACTACATCAACGACACATAAAAATAGTAGGTCAAGATCAAGGTCAAGATCAAAATCAAGGGATAGAAAGAAATcacattataataataataataataatagtagtagtagtaataataacaaatcaTTAACATCAAAAGATAAGCGAAGATCAAAGAGTAGATCaagatcaaaatcaaaatcaaaatcaaggTCAAGATCAAGAACAAAATCAAGGTCAAGATCAAGGGATAGAAAACGTAGTGATAGGTATTATAGACGTCGTAGTAGTTATAATTCATCAGATGTTGGAAGTGATAGTAGAAGATCTTCAAAAAAGTTTAGAAATAGATCAAGTAGATCAAAGAGTAAAAGTAGATCACGTTCAAGAAGCAGTGGTAGAAAACATAAATCAAGCAGGTCACGTTCAAGAAGTACCACTAAAAGTAATAGAGATACTAAAAGTAGTAGAATGGATATTAGTAGATCACGTTCAAGAAGTAAATCAGCTGGTGCTGGCGGAAGAAGGAGAGATAGATCACCAAAACGTACTAAAACAACTGATAGAAGTAAATCAAGATCAAGATCAAATAGTAATGGAAgatcaagaaaaaaaagaggtAGATCAAGAGATAGAAGTAGAAGTCTTTcttcaaaaagaaaatcatcTGGTTGGGATAATCTCCCAAGTGAATCTTCAAATT ctgAAAATAAGAATACAACATTGCAAGCCTCTCCTACAATAACAACTTTTACAGTAAAACCAAGTGAGAATCCtatttcatcaccatcatctcAATTTAAACCTCAAATTGGTGCACCAGTTATACAAACAGCAACACCActtcaacaaccaccacatcaattacatcatcaccaaacACAAATTTTTTCATCAATACCGACATctccatcaacaacaattattcaaccaacaacaacaacaacaccaatacCACCAACATTAAATCAATCAACATCACAAGATCAATCTAGGATTTATGTTGGTAGTTTACATTTTAGTTTAACAGAAGATGTTATAAGAGCAACATTCTCTGTGTTTGGTAATATAAAATCACTTGCTTTAGGTAAAGATGCAAGTGGAAAATCTAAAGGATATGCATTCATAGAGTATGATAATCAAGAATCAGCGGCAAAAGCATTACAAAGTATGACAAACTATGTAATGTGTGGAAGAGCTATAAAAGTGGCCCGTCCTTTTACTGGGACTGGAAgccatcaacaacaacaacagcaacaacaacaacagcaacaacaacaaatattattatcaccaaaccaccaacaaattcaaccCCCTgtacagcaacaacaaccacaacaacaacaacaacaacaacaaccattaCAAATTCATCACCAATCACTTTTACCACATCACACACAACAAccacagcagcaacaacaacaacagcaccCAATTTTATCACAATCTCATCATCCACCTCAACATCCAACACCAGATGTTCCAAAGCCAAATGAATCAGCTCCACCAGTTCCAATTAATGAAGCAAGCAGAATATATATCGGTTCAATTAATTGGAATGTTACTGAAGATCAAGTTAGAAGTATTTTTAGTCAATTTGGAAGAGTCATTTCTTGCTTTTTAATG cAAAATGCAGACACAGGTAAACATAAAGGTTTTGGATTCGTTGACTTTGAATTGAAGAAATCTGCCGATGATGCAATTGCTACTATGAATGGATTTGAGTTATTAGGTAGATCAATTAAGGTTGGCAGACCCACAAAAAGTTcgaacaataataataacaataataatagtattaacaataacaacaacaccaataataataataataacaataatattaataataatattaataataataataataataataacaataataataacactaacactaataataataatattaataataataacaacaataatattttcaataatggtaatattgTTGATAAAACAACATTTTTAGAGAATGAGCCATCCTTAACCTCTGAGCAAAGAATTCAACTAACACAAAAACTTTTGGGAAGTGATACAACTCAACCATCA AGATGTTTAGTTTTAAAGAATGCAGGATCACCAGATGATATAGACTCATCATTTGAAGATGATATTAGATCAGGATGTAATGAATttggtgaaattgaaaagTTAGTTATTAAATCTGATAGTCAAAGTGTAAAagtatatattttatttaaagatcTTTATTCTGGCATGGCTTGTCAGTCAAAATTAAATGGAAAATATTTTAGTTATCATTGCATTAAAGCAGAATTCTATGACGTACACTTATTTAACAAAGATGTAtttgtgtaa
- a CDS encoding FKBP-type peptidylprolyl cis-trans isomerase (Similar to PPIase) has translation MFWGIEISKVPVKFTPAFDLHITTACLSAVAKDTGRNVLQVKYDGKTYSLCSLKLNATEHSVLDTNFEEGKEVEFSVSGNNTICLTGYFVDSMFGDDEHGEDEDNEEEEGEEGEDEEMEGEDEDEDEEDEDEEDEDEEEEDDEEDDEINKELERQILEQALKRKAQIEADKNKQQKKPKQEEPVKQVTPVKPTAQAAKPTAATTTTTTTTTTTPTKQTTPAKPAAKPVTPTKPVTPTKPVEAAVVEKKKPTSSVVTLPSGLQYEDLVVGSGPSPKSGKKVGVKYIGKLTNGKTFDSSLRTPFTFRIGIREVIRGWDIGVASMKVGGKRRLTIPADLAYGRSGAPPSIPPNATLIFDVELVSCAQ, from the coding sequence atgttttggGGTATTGAAATTAGTAAAGTTCCAGTTAAATTTACACCAGCTTTTGACCTTCACATTACAACAGCATGTTTATCAGCTGTTGCCAAAGATACTGGTCGTAATGTATTACAAGTTAAATATGATGGCAAAACATACAGTCTTtgttcattaaaattaaatgcaACTGAACACAGTGTTTTAGATACCAATTTTGAAGAAGGTAAAGAAGTTGAATTCTCTGTCAGTGGTAATAACACTATCTGTTTAACTGGTTATTTTGTTGATTCAAtgtttggtgatgatgaacatggtgaagatgaagataatgaagaagaagaaggtgAAGAaggtgaagatgaagaaatgGAAGGTGAAGacgaagatgaagatgaagaagatgaagatgaagaagatgaagatgaagaagaagaagacgatgaagaagatgatgaaattaataaagaattagaaAGACAAATTTTAGAACAAGCTTTAAAGAGAAAAGCTCAAATTGAAGCCGacaaaaataaacaacaaaaaaaaccaaaacaaGAAGAGCCAGTAAAACAAGTTACTCCAGTCAAACCAACTGCTCAAGCTGCTAAACCAACTGCtgccactaccaccaccaccactaccactaccaccactccAACTAAACAAACTACACCAGCTAAACCAGCTGCTAAACCAGTCACTCCAACCAAACCAGTCACTCCAACTAAACCAGTTGaagctgctgttgttgaaaAGAAGAAACCAACTTCATCAGTTGTCACATTACCAAGTGGTTTACAATATGAAGATTTAGTCGTTGGTTCTGGTCCATCACCAAAGAGCGGTAAAAAGGTTGGTGTCAAATACATTGGTAAACTTACTAATGGTAAAACTTTTGATTCCTCCCTTCGTACTCCATTCACTTTCCGTATTGGTATCAGAGAAGTCATCAGGGGTTGGGATATCGGTGTTGCCTCAATGAAAGTTGGTGGAAAGAGAAGATTAACAATTCCAGCTGATTTAGCCTATGGTAGATCTGGTGCCCCACCATCAATTCCACCAAATGCTACTTTAATCTTTGATGTCGAATTAGTATCATGTGctcaataa
- a CDS encoding RNA recognition motif-containing protein RRM — protein MEDISLDQYIKNNKSSQSGGRARRFNNTDSPKTFQRRINIRNNFKNESSPVKFTARLDTTSINGGGGGSSGGGGSGSTKPLRRIPVRSHNTTTTTTTTSSSSSSSSAPPPLKITIQNNTTTTKKEVRERQDTPSRFDNNNLPRIRITKTVDRNSSLSRPIIRSSRNNFDSRISSGGRSISSRYSVDNGSSGSGGSRINIRRNSYDSDHSTGSGPTLFERRNSGGGGYNGPTGKSLQLFTGSRLNISNLHHAISEADLKVLFDSLGEIKQIKIHYDHSGRSDGTGYVIYSRHNDAMAALKKYNGAQLDGRTLKITTGPSLQEDVRKNF, from the exons atggagGATATTTCACTTGatcaatatataaaaaataataaatcaagcCAAAGTGGTGGTAGAGCCCGtagatttaataatacaGATTCCCCAAAAACTTTTCAAAGAAGAATAAATAttagaaataattttaag aatgagTCATCACCAGTTAAATTTACAGCTAGATTAGATACAACATCAataaatggtggtggtggtggtagtagtggtggtggtggcagTGGTAGTACAAAACCATTAAGAAGGATACCAGTTAGATCTCATaatacaaccacaaccactactaccacatcatcatcatcatcatcatcatcagcaccaccaccattaaagATTACAATTCAAAacaatacaacaacaactaaaaAAGAGGTAAGAGAAAGACAAGATACTCCATCaagatttgataataataatttaccaagaATTAGAATTACAAAAACTGTAGATAgaaattcatcattatcaagaCCAATAATTAGATCAAGtagaaataattttgatagtCGTAtcagtagtggtggtagaaGTATTAGTAGTAGATATAGTGTTGATAATGGTAGTAGTGgcagtggtggtagtagaaTTAATATTCGTCGTAATTCATATGATAGTGATCACTCAACTGGTAGTGGTCCAACTCTATTTGAAAGAcgtaatagtggtggtggtggctATAATGGACCAACAGGAAAAagtttacaattatttacaGGTTCAagattaaatatttcaaaccTTCATCATGCTATTAGTGAAGCTGATCTCAAGGTTTTATTCGATTCTTTAGgtgaaattaaacaaattaaaattcattatGATCATAGTGGTAGAAGTGATGGTACTGGTTATGTCATCTATTCAAGACACAATGATGCAATGGCTGCCTTAAAGAAATACAATGGTGCTCAATTAGATGGTAGAACTTTAAAAATTACAACTGGACCATCTTTACAAGAGGATGTAagaaagaatttttaa
- the gnl1 gene encoding guanine nucleotide binding protein 1 — MARSKPFSGKQKKDQLKEKKERKRIENALLDDNIDISLQEKRKLAKQLLNNNKVVHNNDSIVGSKIIFSNNQIKRVHTHQKTKENKDKDESNDEDEQEDDDEDEEEEDSDNTQEEEEEEYDDDDEEKEDEDDEIGKSIKHINEINKQMKSFDLGSKQITNGGRRINKLVTIFEKESREEIEKRKEQSKKPLNTILRDEPWLIMREYDRINQGTSVSGGNYIDIPKRPHWSYNMSGDRLKEEERIMFSRWLENIVIKYDKSRLNYFEHNLEVWRQLWRVSERSDVILLVTDARYPLFHFPPSLYNYINVDLKKPMILILNKIDLVDKRIIDAWIQYFNTNYPHLKVICFSSFSSLTSQGHTNDSGDSGGIELDATIKRKLKKGRKRYDLSLGKKNLINAVLSLPIQKLNLISKDEINNNNNNNNNNNNNNNNNNNNNNNNNNNNDHSDEGSDEDSDEDDDDEDGEEEKEEEEEENNQNNNDNDKIIIGMVGHPNVGKSSLINGMMGKKVVSTSRTPGHTKHFQTIVFTKNIQLLDCPGLVFPALDRPKQLQILCGLFPIAQVREPFSAIQYLAERVPIEQIYKLSKPPDEENQPWSSYSICEAFALKRGYVYAKSGRPDPHRAGLEILKDCVDGNIVISWPPPGFTKEQYITSGLSNLYSNINENKDSINNQIDNSNKKTNSTTATATTTTTSSTTSAATKKFNKKLKKKNNLKKLAYSEDEDEDEDSDNNNKKDESTDEYESDEEVIVRPIKSKQSNSVFLNLDSDTEEEEDNDNSDNEDDHEKSKSKSKTYKINKNTSKKASSTEIANKNKNNTKKTKKLSSKEIEYQEKLKEKQNKGGNKRQVL, encoded by the coding sequence atggCTAGATCAAAACCATTTAGtggaaaacaaaaaaaagatcaattaaaagagaaaaaagaaagaaaaagaattgaaaatGCATTATTagatgataatattgatatttcaTTACAAGAGAAGAGAAAATTAgcaaaacaattattaaataataataaagttgtaCATAACAATGATTCAATAGTTGGTAGTAAAATCATATTtagtaataatcaaattaaacgTGTTCATACCCATCAAAAAACTAAAGAAAATAAGGATAAGGATGAAAgcaatgatgaagatgaacaagaagatgatgatgaggatgaggaagaagaagacaGTGATAATacacaagaagaagaagaagaagaatatgatgatgatgatgaagaaaaagaagatgaagatgatgaaattgggaaatcaattaaacatattaatgaaattaataaacaaatgaAATCATTCGATCTTGGTAGTAAACAAATTACAAATGGTGGTagaagaattaataaattagttACAATCTTTGAAAAAGAGAGTAGAGAAGAGATTGAAAAGAGAAAAGAGCAAAGTAAGAAACCATTGAATACGATACTACGTGATGAGCCATGGCTAATAATGAGGGAATATGATAGAATCAATCAAGGTACGTCGGTGTCTGGTGGCAACTATATTGATATACCAAAGAGACCACATTGGAGCTACAATATGTCTGGCGACAGGTTGAAAGAAGAGGAAAGAATTATGTTCTCACGTTGGTTGGAGAATATCGTTATAAAATACGACAAAAGTAGATTAAACTACTTTGAACATAATTTAGAGGTTTGGAGACAGCTTTGGAGGGTTTCAGAGAGATCAGATGTAATTCTACTAGTAACCGATGCCAGATACCCTTTATTCCATTTCCCACCATCTCTCTATAACTACATCAATGTAGATCTCAAGAAACCAATGATCTTAATCTTAAACAAGATTGATTTAGTTGACAAGAGAATCATCGATGCTTGGATTCAATATTTCAATACAAACTATCCACACTTAAAAGTCATATGTTTCAGTTCATTCTCTTCCCTAACTTCACAAGGTCATACCAACGATAGTGGTGACAGTGGTGGCATCGAATTGGATGCAaccattaaaagaaaattaaaaaaaggtaGAAAACGTTATGATTTATCTTtaggtaaaaaaaatttaattaatgctgttttatcattaccaattcaaaaattaaatttaatttcaaaagatgaaattaataataataataataataataataataataataataataataataataataataataataataataataataataataataatgatcatTCTGATGAAGGTAGTGATGAAGATAGtgatgaggatgatgatgatgaggatggtgaagaagaaaaagaagaagaagaagaagaaaataatcaaaataataatgataatgataaaattataattggtATGGTTGGTCATCCAAATGTTGGTAAATCGtcattaattaatggtaTGATGGGTAAGAAAGTTGTTAGTACGAGTAGAACACCAGGTCATACTAAACATTTTCAAACTATTGTTTTCACAAAGAATATTCAGTTATTGGATTGTCCAGGTTTGGTATTTCCTGCATTGGATAGAccaaaacaattacaaatattgTGTGGTCTATTCCCAATTGCTCAAGTTCGTGAACCATTCTCTGCGATTCAATATTTGGCTGAACGTGTTCCAATTGaacaaatttataaattatcaaagCCACCAGATGAGGAGAACCAACCTTGGAGTTCTTATTCAATTTGTGAAGCATTTGCTTTGAAAAGAGGTTATGTTTATGCAAAATCTGGTAGACCTGATCCACATCGTGCTGGTTTAGAAATCTTAAAGGATTGTGTTGATGGTAATATTGTAATCTCTTGGCCACCTCCTGGTTTCACAAAAGAACAATATATCACTAGTGGTTTATCTAATctttattcaaatattaatgaaaataaagactcaataaataatcaaattgataattcaaataaaaaaacaaattcaacaacagcaacagcaacaacaacaacaacatcttCAACCACCTCTGCAGCAAcaaaaaagtttaataagaaattaaagaaaaagaataatcttaaaaaattagCATAtagtgaagatgaagatgaagatgaagatagtgataataataataaaaaagatgaaagtACTGATGAATATGAAAGTGATGAAGAAGTTATAGTTCGaccaataaaatcaaaacaatcaaactctgtatttttaaatcttgataGTGATAccgaagaagaagaagataatgataatagtgataatgaagatgatcatgaaaaatcaaaatcaaaatcaaaaacttataaaatcaataaaaatactTCAAAAAAAGCATCATCCACTGAAAttgcaaataaaaataaaaataatacaaagaaaacaaagaaattatcttcaaaagaaattgaatatcaagaaaaattaaaagaaaaacaaaataaaggTGGAAATAAAAGACAGGTTTTATAA